In a single window of the Notamacropus eugenii isolate mMacEug1 chromosome 4, mMacEug1.pri_v2, whole genome shotgun sequence genome:
- the SH2D3A gene encoding SH2 domain-containing protein 3A — translation MEKGEEPLDPEKELVEQTWYHGGLSQKEAEALLLENGDFLVWASTSTLVLGPSPLMLSCYWGGQPLHFEVVRIQLRPRPGRPHALFQLEDERFPSLPALVNSYVATQRPLSQASGAVASHPIARCGPPCPVTFDKPQRRRSLSGDGCRDGALQIHKGLLRSKEFSGSQPASLDILGHKGGPLKSNKEPGSLDNPHMAKVVPPASPLFRTGSDPVLRRAQQLGMSTLLSGSDGQLHPKVPPKPPRAPSVMLPPTSCELVPQEILQGKESHGEEAGAGEETKAGPRDGPETEYKTEASPGEEAVQREEQKDLHAPQAHLSYKGLQETPWWEEEEQEEALDFMRPQGDVPAALQPQTFPSRLLGPENPPLEPSALQTLRSLFLQHDVPTVAQHLLLTNCQAAQVLGVTRTQRQAMGVHSGLELLTLPHGHQLRLNLLERHEALALAAAIAVVGCSGPVAERVATLLGLIQLALALRTPGGTGDLFALSSVMTALQLPQITRLERTWRLLRQNHTEAALAFEKELKPFVRALDEGAGISQPGEVALPHIVPVAQLLEGAQLWGSDEESCERLLWTLQGARIMANNASHYREVARARLKGFQPTPELCEAFQTEFALRLLWGSRGAGAGQAERHKKFHLVLSALSRRLEPEG, via the exons atggaaaagggagaggaaccTCTGGACCCTGAAAAAGAGTTGGTTGAACAGACCTGGTACCATGGAGGACTGTCCCAAAAG GAAGCAGAGGCCCTGCTGCTGGAAAATGGGGACTTCTTGGTATGGGCTTCCACTTCTACCTTAGTCTTGGGCCCAAGCCCCCTGATGCTGTCCTGCTACTGGGGTGGCCAACCCCTCCACTTCGAGGTGGTTCGTATCCAGCTGCGCCCACGTCCTGGCAGGCCTCATGCTCTCTTCCAACTGGAGGATGAGCGCTTTCCTAGCCTGCCTGCCCTGGTAAACTCTTATGTGGCTACACAGCGCCCATTGTCCCAGGCCTCAGGGGCTGTGGCTTCTCACCCCATCGCCCGCTGTGGACCTCCATGtcctgtgacctttgacaagcCACAACGCCGGCGGAGCCTAAGTGGAGATGGCTGCAGGGATGGTGCTCTCCAGATCCACAAAGGGCTGCTCAG GTCCAAAGAGTTCAGTggtagccagccagccagcctaGACATCCTGGGCCACAAGGGAGGCCCCCTGAAGAGTAACAAAGAACCAG GTTCCCTGGACAACCCTCACATGGCCAAAGTGGTACCTCCTGCTTCCCCACTTTTCCGTACAGGCAGTGACCCAGTCCTACGTAGGGCACAGCAACTGGGCATGAGCACCCTGCTGTCAGGCTCAGATGGGCAGCTGCATCCCAAGGTGCCACCCAAACCCCCACGGGCACCCTCTGTAATGTTACCTCCCACCTCCTGTGAGCTGGTGCCCCAGGAAATCCTCCAAGGGAAGGAAAGCCATGGGGAGGAAGCTGGGGCCGGGGAAGAGACCAAGGCTGGACCCAGAGATGGACCAGAGACTGAGTACAAGACAGAGGCTTCACCTGGGGAAGAAGCTGTGCAAAGGGAGGAGCAGAAGGATCTCCATGCACCCCAGGCCCATCTCAGCTACAAAGGTCTACAGGAGACTCCTTGGTGGGAAGaggaggagcaggaagaggcTTTAGATTTCATGAGGCCTCAAGGAGACGTCCCTGCTGCTCTCCAGCCCCAAACCTTCCCTTCCCGCCTGCTGGGCCCTGAGAACCCGCCCTTGGAGCCCAGCGCCCTGCAAACCCTTCGTTCCCTGTTCCtgcagcatgatgtgcccaccgTAGCCCAACACCTGCTTCTCACCAACTGCCAG GCAGCCCAGGTCCTGGGTGTGACTCGAACTCAGCGTCAGGCAATGGGCGTCCACTCAGGTCTGGAGCTCCTCACACTGCCTCACGGTCACCAACTTCGGCTTAACCTATTGGAGAG GCACGAAGCCTTGGCCCTAGCTGCAGCCATAGCTGTGGTTGGATGCTCAGGGCCAGTGGCAGAACGGGTGGCCACCTTGCTTGGCCTTATCCAGCTGGCACTAGCCCTTCGGACTCCTGGGGGTACAGGAGACCTGTTTGCTCTTTCTTCAGTGATGACTGCCTTGCAGCTGCCCCAG ATCACACGGCTAGAACGGACGTGGCGTCTCCTCCGGCAGAACCACACAGAAGCTGCACTGGCCTTCGAGAAGGAGCTAAAACCCTTTGTCCGAGCCCTGGATGAAGGGGCTG GAATTAGTCAGCCAGGGGAAGTGGCCCTGCCTCACATAGTACCTGTGGCCCAGCTGCTGGAGGGAGCTCAGCTATGGGGGTCTGATGAGGAGAGCTGTGAACGGCTGCTTTGGACGCTGCAAGGAGCCCGGATCATGGCCAACAATGCCTCCCACTACCGTGAGGTGGCCAGAGCCAGACTAAAGG gttTCCAGCCCACCCCAGAACTGTGTGAAGCTTTCCAGACTGAGTTTGCCCTGAGACTTCTCTGGGGCAGCCGGGGTGCTGGAGCTGGACAGGCTGAGCGGCACAAGAAGTTTCACCTTGTCCTCAGTGCCCTCTCCCGGAGGCTGGAGCCGGAGGGCTGA